The following coding sequences lie in one Zingiber officinale cultivar Zhangliang chromosome 2B, Zo_v1.1, whole genome shotgun sequence genomic window:
- the LOC122045035 gene encoding telomere repeat-binding protein 2-like isoform X1 produces MVSQKKLDNGFGGYRLPPILHFPKSTKRKRSPRKKHDDDQSRLFDLLVEVAGKLSSKSENSTLSPCCINGTYKKVVKRDLLCTEEAQKSETPDLLSNTVLAPEIVIKKQATCASKELPQASVPEYSEPPCLSVKSKIHDSAAGGLVVSKGGIGCFAYTDTCRSGLIRKSSVITEVEEEKAELTRVVKYEDQMTQNRSELNSMDMYCLEDPMGLDVKPPAPASSDSSAEVPVCRDYPCISPMPKHESGMEHIVHKDDDDNFSGCTLPSSTTNKVSWPTNCTGDHGKRRLSTSKYWKTATNMSKYGQISHHDPKRKAFLHGKQMCYTRQRTHRSYFKRRFFEHRSASTSNGGIFRMEVSNMHEKNNNNVKMHNPHGTDIQADGATSTKVEQSSYKSVKFSIKSFKIPELYIEIPETATVGSLKRAVMEAVTAILQGGLRVGVILQGKRVRDDNKTLCQFGISNGETLNSLGFTLEPTETQTPPSLTCSKNSHILCLNDAVEPLARIPSISLPTDLDSSAASLQPVVTTCPESDRDSVHSPADALSLDKTTENKLVLVALPATSLGALAVVPLCKPKRLELAQRRIRRPFSVAEVEALVEAVEKFGTGRWRDVKLRAFDSAKHRTYVDLKDKWKTLVHTAKISPQQRRGEPVPQELLDRVLATQAHWSQQHAKLQIKEEPVCSDPKQQITSSSLLEET; encoded by the exons ATGGTGTCTCAGAAGAAGTTAGATAATGGATTCGGTGGTTACCGGCTTCCTCCTATTCTACACTTTCCAAAATCAACCAAG AGAAAGCGCTCGCCAAGAAAGAAACATGATGATGATCAGTCGCGTCTTTTTGATTTGCTTGTCGAAGTAGCTGGGAAGTTGTCATCAAAGAGTGAGAATTCTACTCTCTCCCCATGCTGCATTAATGGGACATATAAGAAGGTGGTTAAACGGGATTTGTTATGCACCGAAGAGGCACAGAAATCTGAAACTCCTGATTTGTTAAGCAACACTGTTTTAGCCCCTGAGATTGTCATAAAAAAACAGGCGACTTGTGCCTCAAAGGAACTCCCACAAGCTTCAGTACCAGAATATTCAGAACCCCCCTGTCTTTCTGTGAAGTCTAAGATACATGATTCTGCTGCTGGTGGATTGGTGGTCTCAAAAGGTGGAATTGGATGTTTTGCTTATACTGACACATGCAGATCTGGCTTGATAAGGAAGTCTTCTGTTATCACAGAAGTTGAAGAAGAAAAAGCTGAGTTGACGAGAGTTGTGAAATATGAAGACCAGATGACTCAAAATAGGTCAGAACTCAATTCTATGGATATGTACTGCTTGGAGGATCCTATGGGCTTGGATGTCAAACCTCCTGCTCCAGCTAGTTCCGACAGTAGTGCTGAAGTTCCTGTGTGCAGGGATTATCCCTGTATTAGTCCAATGCCCAAGCATGAAAGTGGCATGGAACATATTGTACATAAAGATGATGACGATAACTTTTCTGGGTGCACTCTCCCTAGTAGTACTACTAATAAGGTATCTTGGCCGACAAATTGTACAGGAGATCATGGAAAACGGAGGCTTTCCACATCAAAGTATTGGAAAACCGCCACTAATATGTCAAAGTATGGTCAGATTTCTCATCATG ATCCAAAAAGGAAGGCCTTTTTACATGGGAAGCAAATGTGTTACACCCGTCAAAGAACACACAGAAGCTATTTCAAGAGGAGGTTTTTTGAGCATCGCTCTGCATCaacatcaaatggaggaataTTTAGAATGGAGGTTTCCAATATGCATGAGAAGAACAACAACAATGTAAAAATGCATAATCCACATGGAACTGATATTCAAG CAGATGGTGCAACATCTACTAAAGTGGAGCAAAGTTCATATAAATCAG TGAAATTCAGCATAAAATCTTTTAAGATTCCAGAACTTTATATCGAGATACCTGAGACTGCTACAGTAGGTTCCTTGAAG AGGGCAGTTATGGAAGCAGTCACTGCTATACTTCAAGGTGGACTGCGGGTTGGTGTCATCCTTCAAGGAAAGAGGGTTAGAGATGATAACAAGACTCTATGccaatttggtatttctaatGGAGAGACACTAAATAGCTTAGGATTCACACTGGAGCCGACAGAGACTCAAACACCGCCATCACTAACATGTTCTAAAAATTCCCATATTCTGTGTCTCAATGATGCTGTTGAACCATTAGCAAG gaTACCTTCTATATCTCTTCCTACAGACCTGGATTCCTCTGCTGCCTCTCTTCAACCTGTAGTTACCACCTGCCCTGAAAGTGATCGTGATTCTGTTCACTCACCGGCTGATGCATTATCACTAGATAAAACAACTGAAAACAAACTGGTGCTGGTTGCTCTCCCAGCCACGAGCCTTGGAGCACTTGCTGTTGTTCCACTCTGCAAGCCGAAGCGCCTTGAGCTTGCTCAGCGACGAATCAGGAGACCCTTCTCTGTTGCTGAAGTGGAAGCACTGGTTGAGGCAGTTGAAAAGTTTGGAACTGGAAG GTGGAGAGATGTCAAGCTTCGAGCATTTGACAGTGCAAAACACCGAACCTATGTTGATCTCAAG GATAAGTGGAAGACTCTGGTGCACACAGCCAAGATCTCCCCGCAGCAGCGGCGCGGTGAACCGGTCCCCCAAGAACTGTTGGACCGGGTTCTCGCAACCCAAGCCCACTGGTCTCAGCAGCACGCTAAGCTCCAGATCAAGGAAGAACCCGTCTGCTCTGACCCAAAGCAGCAGATCACTTCATCTTCCTTGCTGGAAGAAACCTGA
- the LOC122045030 gene encoding histone H4 has protein sequence MSGRGKGGKGLGKGGAKRHRKVLRDNIQGITKPAIRRLARRGGVKRISGLIYEETRGVLKIFLENVIRDAVTYTEHARRKTVTAMDVVYALKRQGRTLYGFGG, from the coding sequence ATGTCTGGACGAGGAAAGGGCGGCAAGGGTTTGGGCAAGGGCGGTGCGAAGCGCCACCGCAAGGTCCTCCGAGACAACATCCAGGGCATCACCAAGCCGGCGATCCGGCGCCTCGCGAGGAGGGGCGGCGTGAAGCGCATCAGCGGCCTCATCTACGAGGAGACCCGCGGCGTACTGAAGATCTTCCTCGAGAACGTCATCCGCGACGCCGTGACCTACACCGAGCACGCCAGGAGGAAGACCGTCACCGCCATGGACGTCGTCTATGCCCTCAAGAGGCAGGGAAGGACTCTCTATGGCTTCGGGGGCTAG
- the LOC122045035 gene encoding telomere repeat-binding protein 2-like isoform X2, which produces MVSQKKLDNGFGGYRLPPILHFPKSTKRKRSPRKKHDDDQSRLFDLLVEVAGKLSSKSENSTLSPCCINGTYKKVVKRDLLCTEEAQKSETPDLLSNTVLAPEIVIKKQATCASKELPQASVPEYSEPPCLSVKSKIHDSAAGGLVVSKGGIGCFAYTDTCRSGLIRKSSVITEVEEEKAELTRVVKYEDQMTQNRSELNSMDMYCLEDPMGLDVKPPAPASSDSSAEVPVCRDYPCISPMPKHESGMEHIVHKDDDDNFSGCTLPSSTTNKVSWPTNCTGDHGKRRLSTSKYWKTATNMSKYGQISHHDPKRKAFLHGKQMCYTRQRTHRSYFKRRFFEHRSASTSNGGIFRMEVSNMHEKNNNNVKMHNPHGTDIQDGATSTKVEQSSYKSVKFSIKSFKIPELYIEIPETATVGSLKRAVMEAVTAILQGGLRVGVILQGKRVRDDNKTLCQFGISNGETLNSLGFTLEPTETQTPPSLTCSKNSHILCLNDAVEPLARIPSISLPTDLDSSAASLQPVVTTCPESDRDSVHSPADALSLDKTTENKLVLVALPATSLGALAVVPLCKPKRLELAQRRIRRPFSVAEVEALVEAVEKFGTGRWRDVKLRAFDSAKHRTYVDLKDKWKTLVHTAKISPQQRRGEPVPQELLDRVLATQAHWSQQHAKLQIKEEPVCSDPKQQITSSSLLEET; this is translated from the exons ATGGTGTCTCAGAAGAAGTTAGATAATGGATTCGGTGGTTACCGGCTTCCTCCTATTCTACACTTTCCAAAATCAACCAAG AGAAAGCGCTCGCCAAGAAAGAAACATGATGATGATCAGTCGCGTCTTTTTGATTTGCTTGTCGAAGTAGCTGGGAAGTTGTCATCAAAGAGTGAGAATTCTACTCTCTCCCCATGCTGCATTAATGGGACATATAAGAAGGTGGTTAAACGGGATTTGTTATGCACCGAAGAGGCACAGAAATCTGAAACTCCTGATTTGTTAAGCAACACTGTTTTAGCCCCTGAGATTGTCATAAAAAAACAGGCGACTTGTGCCTCAAAGGAACTCCCACAAGCTTCAGTACCAGAATATTCAGAACCCCCCTGTCTTTCTGTGAAGTCTAAGATACATGATTCTGCTGCTGGTGGATTGGTGGTCTCAAAAGGTGGAATTGGATGTTTTGCTTATACTGACACATGCAGATCTGGCTTGATAAGGAAGTCTTCTGTTATCACAGAAGTTGAAGAAGAAAAAGCTGAGTTGACGAGAGTTGTGAAATATGAAGACCAGATGACTCAAAATAGGTCAGAACTCAATTCTATGGATATGTACTGCTTGGAGGATCCTATGGGCTTGGATGTCAAACCTCCTGCTCCAGCTAGTTCCGACAGTAGTGCTGAAGTTCCTGTGTGCAGGGATTATCCCTGTATTAGTCCAATGCCCAAGCATGAAAGTGGCATGGAACATATTGTACATAAAGATGATGACGATAACTTTTCTGGGTGCACTCTCCCTAGTAGTACTACTAATAAGGTATCTTGGCCGACAAATTGTACAGGAGATCATGGAAAACGGAGGCTTTCCACATCAAAGTATTGGAAAACCGCCACTAATATGTCAAAGTATGGTCAGATTTCTCATCATG ATCCAAAAAGGAAGGCCTTTTTACATGGGAAGCAAATGTGTTACACCCGTCAAAGAACACACAGAAGCTATTTCAAGAGGAGGTTTTTTGAGCATCGCTCTGCATCaacatcaaatggaggaataTTTAGAATGGAGGTTTCCAATATGCATGAGAAGAACAACAACAATGTAAAAATGCATAATCCACATGGAACTGATATTCAAG ATGGTGCAACATCTACTAAAGTGGAGCAAAGTTCATATAAATCAG TGAAATTCAGCATAAAATCTTTTAAGATTCCAGAACTTTATATCGAGATACCTGAGACTGCTACAGTAGGTTCCTTGAAG AGGGCAGTTATGGAAGCAGTCACTGCTATACTTCAAGGTGGACTGCGGGTTGGTGTCATCCTTCAAGGAAAGAGGGTTAGAGATGATAACAAGACTCTATGccaatttggtatttctaatGGAGAGACACTAAATAGCTTAGGATTCACACTGGAGCCGACAGAGACTCAAACACCGCCATCACTAACATGTTCTAAAAATTCCCATATTCTGTGTCTCAATGATGCTGTTGAACCATTAGCAAG gaTACCTTCTATATCTCTTCCTACAGACCTGGATTCCTCTGCTGCCTCTCTTCAACCTGTAGTTACCACCTGCCCTGAAAGTGATCGTGATTCTGTTCACTCACCGGCTGATGCATTATCACTAGATAAAACAACTGAAAACAAACTGGTGCTGGTTGCTCTCCCAGCCACGAGCCTTGGAGCACTTGCTGTTGTTCCACTCTGCAAGCCGAAGCGCCTTGAGCTTGCTCAGCGACGAATCAGGAGACCCTTCTCTGTTGCTGAAGTGGAAGCACTGGTTGAGGCAGTTGAAAAGTTTGGAACTGGAAG GTGGAGAGATGTCAAGCTTCGAGCATTTGACAGTGCAAAACACCGAACCTATGTTGATCTCAAG GATAAGTGGAAGACTCTGGTGCACACAGCCAAGATCTCCCCGCAGCAGCGGCGCGGTGAACCGGTCCCCCAAGAACTGTTGGACCGGGTTCTCGCAACCCAAGCCCACTGGTCTCAGCAGCACGCTAAGCTCCAGATCAAGGAAGAACCCGTCTGCTCTGACCCAAAGCAGCAGATCACTTCATCTTCCTTGCTGGAAGAAACCTGA
- the LOC122045034 gene encoding replication protein A 70 kDa DNA-binding subunit A-like translates to MAAVDLSRGAIAAISEGRGEEGAKPVVQVWDLRLVNTQQTTTERYRMLLSDGTHMQQAMLATQMNGIVKSGSLQKHSIVQLNEFICNVIQNRTIIIVINLDVLVSSNSAIGEPKMFDNGTSLQNRASMPAQSSSVDQPSIAAANRQTYGLHSATPNIGQNVSGGASLHQQAEPRTNNPSFGGNYGPVSSRNMNIENIEHPKVDHGTGRLSESHPYSGNQNLRSNSTSVGVFRPPASSYVRPAQSVDQQPPPMYSNRGPLARNEAPARIIPIAALNPYQGRWTIKARVTTKGDLRRYNNPRGEGKVFSFDLLDSDGGEIRVTCFNTIADQFFDQIEVGKVYLISKGSLKPAQKSFNHLNNEYEIFLESQSVIQPCLDEDPTIPKQQFNFRAINEIEGLENNSMVDIIGVVTSINPSVSIMRKNGTETNKQTLQLKDMSGRSVDVTLWGNFCNMDGKQLQSMCDSGVNPVLAIKAGRVSDFGGKSVGTIMTSQLFINPDFTEAHRLREWCNGEGKTMAAPSISRDATTMGRNDVRKSVAQIKDEGLGRSEKPDWITVKATVTFVKVDNFCYTACPLMVGDRSCNKKVNNNGNGTWHCDRCDQDFPECDYRYILQFQIQDHTGMTWVTAFQECGEEILGVAAKELYLLKYEEQDDMKFAEIIRTGIFHQYLFKLKVKEETFSDEQRVKSTVVKVERINPSAESRFVLGLIEKFSNEDHNVSAGAHGTFASTSEISTSMYGSVESNCNIYAATNNYSPFHNTDGYRMGAPTNQSAQYSNNYGGVIKQNFNQNEVQLHCNNCGGNGHSFQNCPRGINWQAQQSDPGAGTFAAAYGGSGTSGRFTRQNVGGF, encoded by the exons ATGGCTGCGGTGGATCTGAGTCGGGGAGCGATCGCGGCGATATCGGAGGGGCGGGGGGAGGAGGGCGCTAAGCCGGTGGTGCAGGTGTGGGATTTGAGGTTGGTGAACACTCAGCAGACCACCACGGAGAGGTACCGGATGTTGCTGTCCGACGGGactcatatgcagcaggccatgCTCGCGACGCAGATGAATGGGATCGTCAAATCGGGGTCTCTTCAGAAGCACTCCATCGTCCAGCTCAACGAGTTCATCTGCAACGTCATCCAGAACCGCAC AATTATTATTGTCATCAACCTGGATGTCCTTGTCAGTAGTAACAGCGCTATAGGAGAACCAAAAATGTTTGATAATGGTACTTCTTTACAAAACCGAGCTTCAATGCCTGCTCAgtcatctagtgtagatcaacCATCCATAGCTGCAGCTAATCGTCAAACATATGGTCTGCACTCTGCTACTCCCAACATTGGACAGAATGTTTCTGGAGGAGCTTCTCTGCATCAGCAGGCTGAGCCCAGGACAAACAACCCATCATTTGGTGGTAATTATGGTCCTGTGTCTAGTAGGAACATGAACATTGAGAATATTGAACATCCAAAAGTTGACCATGGTACGGGGCGGTTGTCCGAGTCACATCCATATAGTGGTAACCAGAACCTGAGGTCAAATTCAACATCAGTTGGTGTGTTCCGTCCACCTGCCAGTTCTTATGTGCGTCCTGCCCAGTCTGTTGACCAGCAGCCCCCTCCAATGTACTCAAATAGGGGGCCTTTAGCTAGAAATGAAGCTCCTGCTCGAATTATCCCAATTGCTGCTTTGAATCCTTACCAGGGCAGATGGACGATTAAGGCAAGAGTAACAACTAAAGGGGACCTTAGGCGCTATAACAATCctagaggagaaggaaaagtcttTTCTTTTGATCTTCTGGATTCTGATGGTGGAGAGATACGAGTCACTTGCTTTAACACGATAGCTGATCAGTTCTTTGATCAGATTGAAGTTGGTAAAGTTTACCTGATTTCTAAAGGTAGCTTGAAGCCTGCCCAGAAGAGCTTTAATCATCTGAATAATGAATATGAAATCTTTTTAGAATCTCAGTCAGTCATTCAGCCTTGTTTAGATGAAGACCCCACCATTCCGAAGCAACAGTTCAACTTTCGTGCAATAAATGAAATTGAAGGCCTGGAAAACAATTCGATGGTCGATATAATTGGCGTTGTCACTTCAATAAATCCTTCAGTTTCAATCATGAGGAAAAATGGCACTGAAACTAATAAACAAACTCTTCAGTTGAAGGACATGTCAGGCCGTAGCGTCGATGTGACTTTGTGGGGAAATTTTTGTAACATGGATGGTAAACAGCTGCAAAGTATGTGTGACTCTGGTGTGAATCCTGTATTGGCGATTAAAGCTGGTCGAGTTAGTGATTTTGGTGGAAAATCAGTAGGTACTATCATGACCAGCCAACTGTTTATAAATCCTGATTTTACTGAGGCCCACAGATTGAGAGAATGGTGTAATGGTGAAGGGAAGACTATGGCTGCTCCTTCAATATCCAGAGACGCCACCACCATGGGTAGAAATGATGTTCGGAAGTCTGTTGCACAGATCAAGGACGAGGGGTTGGGAAGGTCAGAGAAACCTGACTGGATAACCGTCAAGGCAACTGTTACGTTCGTAAAAGTTGATAATTTCTGCTATACAGCTTGTCCACTAATGGTGGGGGACAGATCATGCAATAAAAAGGTTAATAACAATGGTAATGGCACATGGCATTGTGATCGTTGCGACCAGGATTTTCCCGAGTGTGACTACAGATACATTCTCCAGTTTCAGATCCAGGATCATACAGGCATGACCTGGGTTACTGCATTCCAAGAATGCGGGGAGGAGATTTTGGGCGTCGCTGCCAAGGAGCTTTACTTGTTGAAATACGAGGAACAAGATGATATGAAGTTTGCAGAAATCATCCGGACAGGCATCTTCCATCAATACTTATTCAAGTTGAAAGTTAAAGAGGAGACATTCAGTGATGAGCAACGTGTGAAATCAACTGTTGTCAAAGTCGAAAGGATAAATCCATCTGCTGAGAGCAGGTTTGTCTTGGGTCTGATTGAGAAGTTCTCAAATGAAGATCACAATGTATCTGCGGGGGCGCACGGGActtttgcttcaacttctgaGATTTCTACCTCCATGTATGGCTCTGTTGAATCGAACTGTAATATCTATGCTGCTACCAATAACTATAGCCCCTTTCACAACACTGATGGATATAGAATGGGAGCACCGACAAACCAATCAGCCCAGTATTCAAATAACTATGGTGGAGTcatcaaacaaaattttaacCAAAACGAAGTTCAACTACATTGTAACAATTGCGGCGGCAACGGTCACAGCTTCCAAAATTGTCCAAGAGGCATAAATTGGCAGGCACAACAATCTGATCCAGGAGCTGGAACCTTTGCAGCAGCATATGGTGGTTCTGGCACATCAGGAAGATTCACCAGACAAAATGTAGGTGGGTTCTGA
- the LOC122045033 gene encoding probable clathrin assembly protein At4g32285 has product MRKALGTVKDQTSISLAKVSSNMAPELDVAIVKATSHDEEPASEKYLREILNMTSYSKGHVSACIATVSRRLGKTRDWIVALKALTLVHRLLADGDPAFQHEILYATRRGTRLLNMSDFRDEAHSNSWDHSAFVRTYALYLDQRLEFIMYERKKGGGSARTTEFGADRRNRSDYGDHDPYAYGNYGRSSYSSPNGGDRYDEPRNGEEKKPPTPLRDMKPERVFGKMHHLQQLLERFLACRPTGNAKHSRMVLIALYPIVSESFQLYADICEILAVLLDRFFDMEYPDCVRSFEAYASAAKQIDELCAFYAWCKDTGVARSSEYPEVQRITDKLLETLEEFVRDRGRRPKSPPKEAVAAPAVDKEPEQDMNSIKALPAPSDYKEEEPQPELPAKATAEPVKQPQPPQQPDLVDLRENGLTAEDQSNKLALALFQGPSGGDGANGSWEAFPSTDGDSGVSSAWQNPAAEAGKADWELVLVETASNLSKQKAAMAGGLDPLLLNGMYDQGTVRQQVQAQASSGSASSVALPVPGRGMAPVLALPAPDGTVQTIGQDPFAASLSVPPPSYVQMAEIEKKQQLLVHEQVLWQQYAKDGMQGQASLSKLTNSTLMPIPVMPYGMPAAYNPAASGYYYPPTY; this is encoded by the coding sequence ATGAGAAAGGCTCTGGGAACAGTGAAGGACCAGACCAGCATTAGCCTGGCCAAGGTCTCGAGCAACATGGCCCCCGAGCTCGATGTGGCTATCGTGAAGGCGACCAGTCATGACGAAGAACCAGCCAGCGAGAAATACTTGCGAGAGATCCTGAACATGACATCCTACTCCAAGGGCCATGTCAGTGCTTGCATTGCGACCGTGTCTAGGCGACTCGGTAAAACTCGTGATTGGATCGTGGCCCTGAAGGCCCTCACGCTTGTTCATCGTCTCCTCGCAGATGGAGACCCTGCATTCCAACATGAGATTCTCTACGCGACTCGAAGAGGGACGCGGCTCCTAAACATGTCTGATTTCCGCGATGAGGCACACTCCAATTCGTGGGATCACTCCGCTTTTGTTCGCACGTATGCTCTGTATCTGGATCAACGTTTGGAGTTCATAATGTATGAAAGGAAAAAAGGCGGGGGCAGCGCCCGCACAACTGAATTTGGAGCTGACCGCCGGAATCGATCTGATTATGGTGATCATGATCCTTATGCATATGGCAATTATGGAAGATCGTCGTACTCATCCCCAAACGGAGGAGATCGGTATGATGAACCTCGGAATGGGGAAGAGAAGAAGCCCCCGACGCCACTGAGGGACATGAAGCCAGAGAGAGTGTTTGGCAAGATGCATCACTTGCAGCAATTGCTCGAGCGCTTCCTAGCCTGCCGACCCACTGGCAATGCAAAGCACAGCAGGATGGTTCTGATCGCTCTCTACCCTATCGTTAGCGAGAGCTTCCAGCTCTATGCTGATATATGTGAGATACTGGCAGTCCTTCTCGACCGCTTCTTCGACATGGAGTACCCTGACTGTGTTAGATCATTCGAGGCATATGCTAGTGCTGCGAAGCAGATTGACGAGCTCTGTGCCTTCTATGCATGGTGCAAGGATACAGGGGTGGCCAGGTCGTCGGAGTATCCAGAGGTGCAACGCATTACCGACAAGCTTCTGGAGACACTGGAAGAGTTTGTGAGGGATCGAGGGAGGAGGCCGAAGAGCCCTCCCAAAGAGGCAGTCGCTGCACCTGCTGTGGACAAGGAACCAGAGCAGGACATGAACAGCATCAAGGCTCTCCCTGCACCTTCCGACTACAAGGAAGAGGAGCCACAGCCGGAGCTGCCAGCGAAAGCGACTGCGGAACCAGTCAAGCAGCCGCAACCACCGCAACAACCTGACCTGGTGGATCTCAGAGAGAACGGTCTGACTGCTGAGGATCAATCTAATAAACTTGCATTAGCACTTTTCCAAGGACCATCGGGAGGCGATGGTGCAAATGGCTCATGGGAAGCATTCCCGTCGACCGATGGGGATTCTGGAGTGAGTTCTGCCTGGCAAAATCCTGCAGCAGAAGCTGGCAAAGCTGACTGGGAACTCGTCCTTGTGGAAACTGCCAGCAACCTTTCGAAGCAGAAGGCTGCAATGGCCGGAGGGCTGGATCCGCTTCTGCTGAACGGCATGTATGACCAAGGCACTGTGAGGCAGCAAGTGCAAGCCCAGGCTAGCAGTGGGAGTGCAAGCAGCGTGGCCTTGCCAGTGCCTGGACGCGGCATGGCACCGGTGCTCGCCCTTCCGGCACCTGATGGCACTGTGCAGACGATCGGGCAGGATCCGTTTGCAGCATCCCTCAGTGTTCCTCCACCTTCCTATGTCCAGATGGCTGAGATTGAGAAGAAGCAACAATTGTTGGTGCATGAGCAGGTCTTGTGGCAGCAGTACGCCAAGGATGGAATGCAGGGCCAAGCCAGCTTATCCAAGCTGACCAACAGCACCCTCATGCCGATCCCAGTGATGCCCTACGGGATGCCAGCAGCATACAATCCTGCAGCCAGCGGATACTACTATCCACCAACTTATTGA